TTACCCGGCGCGGTCGGCCGGTTGCCTACGTAGTCTGCGAACACGACCACAAGGCGTTACAGGACTTAAACACGCGCCGCGAAAAAGCAGTAAGCTGGTATGCCAACTATCGGCGAGCCACTGCAACCTCGCTGGAGGCGGCGGCCTTGACCGACGCGGATATCGACCGGTCGGTCCATGAGCTTCGCTTTCGCAACGAGCGTATGGACTTCGACCGTGCTTCGCCCTACATTGACCTTGAGGAGGACAACCCAATGGCAACCGGCACCTCTATGACCCACCTTGACACCCCCATCGGCGCCGACCTGCACGCCATGCTCAAGCGCGCTGCCGAAATCCGGGGCGTTGCCATGGCGGACTTCGTCGTTGCCGCGGTCCAGGAGGCCGCCCAACGGACCATCGCGGAGGCCGAGGTTATCCGCCTCTCCTTGGCCGATTCGGAGCGCTTCGCCGCGGCCATCCTGTCCCCGCCGCCGCCGTCTCCCGCCTTGGAGCGCGCCTTCGCCCGCCGTCGCGATCTGCTCGGCGGCGAATGACCCGTTGCGCGCTATTACACCCTCGCCTCGGCAAGCCTGGCGCTGGCCACGCTTCCTCCCGAGACCGCGCGTAAACTGCCTCGCTACCCCACGATTCCCGCTGTCCGACTGGGACGCCTGGCCGTGGACAATGTTTTTCGCGGCCAGGGGCTCGGCGGCGCTATGCTCGCCGACGCCTTAGCCCGGGCCGTGCGTTCCGAGATCGCGGCCTTTGCCATGACCGTGGGCGCCAAGGACGAGGCCGCATTGACGTTCTACCTTCACCACGGGTTTATGCCCTTGCTTGACTCGCCGATGACGCTCTTTCTGCCATTGGCGACGGTATCGCCTTAGCGCGGCGCTCTTTCGCGTCATTCGCTATTCCACCTAAGTATCCGTGGTGCGTTCCCTATTTCCTCCAGGACGCGCTGGGGGTGCTGACCCGCGACCCTGGGGACCCGAAGGGGCTACGGGATGCCGCCTTGGCGGCGGTCGGCCACGACACCAAGGCGCGCCGCGCCGAGTTGGTGACCATTGATGTCGCGGACCTGGCGTTCGCCGACGGCGACGGTGCTCCGGTGATGCTGCGGCCGACCAAGCGGCGACTGGAGGTGGAGCCGCAGCCCCGCTAACCGGCGCCGCTGACCGCGGACCTGCTGCGCACCTGGATGGCGCGCCACCGCCGTTAAGTCAAGCCTCAGGTCCAGTCCAGTCCAGCCCGGGAGCGCCGCACCCCAGTGCGGCGCGATCTCGCAGATAACCCCGGCTGCGCGGCTTGAGCGGAGGCTCGCCGCACTGGGTTGCGGCGCTCCCGGCGGCCGTGCGGGTGATGCCGCGGTATGCGGCGCCCTTCTCCGGGCACTCCCCGCGGGACGGCGCGGCCCAGGACCTGGCGGCGGCCTCACCGATCTTATGACATTTTTCTTGTGAGACTTCGAGTTTACCACTTACAATCCGAATGCCGTATCAACTGATCCCGCCACATGACACGGCGCGAGCGCTCTAACGACGCTCGCCGAACTGGCCCCTTTATGTTCGGCTGTTCGTGCGCGACGGTGCGGTGCCATCTACCGTCAGCTAGCGCTGGTGAGACTTGCCATTTTGCATCCGTCCCGCGTCGTCCATCGCCCGTGATTCGCTGTTTTTGCCTGTACGGGTTCTTGGGAATGACCGCGTCCGGCACTCCGGGGGACGGTGATCGCCCCCCGGATCGGGAAGGCCGTGACGATCCGGCCCGCCATCCCACGACACCGACAGTTCCGGCAGAAGATCCTACAGGAGCCCATCATGAGCGGTGAAAAAGAGGTCCGTCTGCGCGAGGGCGAATACCGCCGGCTGATGAACGCCGCGCGCCAAGTCGAGAACAACCAGTCGCGCGCGAGTGCACTCGATGGCCAATTGCGCCAGGCGCAGCAGCAGATCGACGAGCAGCGGCGCGCCGCCGACGGTCGGCACCAGGCCTTCGAGCGCACCATCGGCAATCTCAGCGCGGAGCTTCAGTCCTCCGCCCGCGAGTTCAACGCCCGCCTTTCCCGTCAGCAGCAGACGCACGCCGAGACCATGCGCAGCATGGAGCAGGAGACCGCCCAGCGCTTTGCCGCCCAGCAGCGCGAATTTGCCAGCTCCATCGGTGACCTCGACCGGCGCCTGACCGAGCAGGGTGCCGAATTCTCCCATCGCGTCGAGCAACTAGATCAACGGCTTGCCGGACAGCGGCGGGAATACCTCGATCTGATGGCCGAGCAGACCGCGCAGGTCGAGCAACAGTTTGCGCGGATCGCCGAGCAGCGACACAGTGCCCGGCAGGATGCCGTCCAATGGCTCGCGGACTCGCAGACTATCCTGGACTACATCCAACAGCATCAGCGCCACCAGCAGTTCGCGCCTGGCGAATTCGACCTACTCAAGGGCGAAGCGGCGATGAGCCGCCGCAACCTGGACGCGGGGCATGAGCAGGCCGCCATCGCCACCGGCCAGGCACTCTACGGCAAGGCGCTCAAGCTCCAGGCCGAGATCGAGTTTCGCCAGCAGGAATGGGACACCTGGTACAGCGAGGCACTCACCAATGCCCGCGCCCAACTGGCCGTCGTCGAGGTGCAGCAAGGCGCGCGCTGGGTCTTCGACACCGACCAGGGCGTCCGGGAACTCGACGCCGAGATCGACTACTGGAGCGACGGCGCGCTGAGCGCCCTCAAGGAGCGCATCGCCGGGTCGCTGCAACGACTGGAGCAGGGTGCCGCCGGCCTGTCGCTTGCCGACCTCAAGGCCGAGGTCGAGGCCAACCGTCCCTTGCAGGCGGAGTTGGAGCGCATCGTCACCGACGCCAAGGAGCGGCTGATCGCCTCCCAATTGCGGGTCAATATCGCCGAGGATGTGCTCAGTGAACTGGAGGCGGAGGGCTGGCGCCTGCAAGAGGATGCCTGGGCGGGTCAGGGCGCCGACGCCGGCAAGGGCTGGAAGAACGCCTACCACCTCAAGCTGCGTGACCAGGCTGGCGACGAGATGATCACCATCGTCCTGCCCGAGGAGACCCCCCTTGGCAGCATCGAGAACCGCATCCAATTCGCCTACTATCCCAAGGACAACAACGACGCCCGGTTTGCCGCCCGACAGACCGAGCGCCTTAGCCGCACCCTGGCCAGGCTTGGCCTGACCCAGGAGGGTTTGCATTGTGTGCCGGGGCACGAGCGCACCATCCGCGGTGACGAGGTACGCCGCGATTTCGACCGGGTTCGCGCGTCCGCGCCCGAACGGTCCCGTCGA
The DNA window shown above is from Candidatus Thiodictyon syntrophicum and carries:
- a CDS encoding GNAT family N-acetyltransferase, with amino-acid sequence MDNVFRGQGLGGAMLADALARAVRSEIAAFAMTVGAKDEAALTFYLHHGFMPLLDSPMTLFLPLATVSP
- a CDS encoding type II toxin-antitoxin system prevent-host-death family antitoxin, with amino-acid sequence MIVVTAVEAQNRFGDLIDQAQREPIEITRRGRPVAYVVCEHDHKALQDLNTRREKAVSWYANYRRATATSLEAAALTDADIDRSVHELRFRNERMDFDRASPYIDLEEDNPMATGTSMTHLDTPIGADLHAMLKRAAEIRGVAMADFVVAAVQEAAQRTIAEAEVIRLSLADSERFAAAILSPPPPSPALERAFARRRDLLGGE